The following are encoded together in the Raineyella sp. LH-20 genome:
- a CDS encoding NAD(P)H-dependent flavin oxidoreductase, which produces MEDFPTLRVPIIAAPMAGGPSTPALVRAVGEAGGLGFLAAGYRSPAALAEQIAEVRAGGTTAFGVNLFVPDRTPLDEEAIAAYRQALLPLAAQLGVEGLPQAEPDDDAWQEKVELLVADPVPVVSFTFGLPDRTTVERLHAVGSYLVGGVTAAADAREAVRRGLDALVVQGPAAGGHQCTFRTADPAPTLPLEDLFRDVRAAVSVPLIAAGGLSDAAAIRRMLEAGAVAAQLGTAFLLTPEAGTNPTHRAALTHPGFTETVMTRCFSGRLARSLRNAFVEAYDALAPACYPGVNQVAGPIRRAAAAAGDPQHTNLWAGTGWRLAEAVPAGEVVARLWPTA; this is translated from the coding sequence ATGGAGGATTTCCCGACCCTGCGGGTCCCGATCATCGCCGCCCCGATGGCCGGGGGCCCGTCGACCCCGGCCTTGGTCCGTGCCGTCGGGGAGGCCGGCGGGCTCGGCTTCCTCGCCGCCGGATATCGCAGTCCGGCCGCGCTGGCCGAGCAGATCGCCGAGGTCCGGGCGGGTGGCACCACGGCGTTCGGGGTGAACCTCTTCGTCCCCGACCGCACGCCCCTCGATGAGGAGGCGATCGCGGCCTACCGGCAGGCGCTGCTGCCGCTGGCGGCTCAGCTCGGCGTCGAGGGCCTGCCGCAGGCGGAGCCAGACGACGACGCCTGGCAGGAGAAGGTCGAGCTGCTGGTGGCCGACCCGGTGCCGGTGGTCTCCTTCACCTTCGGTCTGCCGGATCGTACGACCGTGGAGCGGCTGCACGCCGTCGGCAGTTACCTCGTCGGCGGTGTCACCGCGGCGGCCGACGCCCGGGAGGCGGTCCGGCGCGGTCTGGACGCGCTCGTGGTCCAGGGCCCGGCCGCCGGTGGCCACCAGTGCACCTTCCGGACCGCTGATCCGGCGCCGACGCTGCCGCTGGAGGACCTCTTCAGGGACGTACGGGCGGCGGTGTCGGTGCCGCTCATCGCGGCCGGCGGGCTGAGTGACGCGGCGGCGATCCGCCGGATGCTCGAGGCGGGCGCGGTCGCCGCCCAGCTCGGCACGGCGTTCCTGCTCACCCCCGAGGCGGGCACGAACCCGACCCATCGGGCCGCGCTCACCCACCCCGGCTTCACCGAGACGGTGATGACCCGATGCTTCTCGGGACGTCTGGCCCGCAGCCTGCGCAACGCCTTCGTCGAGGCGTACGACGCGCTGGCCCCGGCCTGCTATCCCGGCGTGAACCAGGTCGCCGGTCCGATCCGGCGGGCCGCCGCGGCGGCCGGGGACCCTCAGCACACCAATCTCTGGGCAGGGACGGGCTGGCGGCTCGCCGAGGCGGTGCCGGCCGGAGAGGTGGTCGCTCGGCTGTGGCCGACGGCCTGA
- a CDS encoding FGGY-family carbohydrate kinase, producing the protein MCNSVVLGVDVGTSSAKGVAVAVDGTVLGVATRTHRVDRSRPGWVSMDGEIWWQEFVGLCTELSRHAPDGFAAVGVSGMGPTLMLCDADGRGVAPAALYGVDTRGVEQIHQLEDLFGADEIYRTGDAYLSTQSVGPKLAWFRTYAPEAYAAASTFHMPASLLVHQLTGAYVLDHQSAGQCTPLYDAAHQQWIPERCEQVAPGITFPRLAWAGDRAGEVTAAVAAQVPGLRAGTPVTVGTIDAWAEAHSVGATEVGDLMLMYGTTMCLVATQDHRVRHPRMWGSPGLVPGRWTLSGGMGTSGAITAWVRELLGDSSYDSLTCDATASGPGARGLLMLPYFDGERTPILDPSARGTICGLTVRHTRGDLFRATLESVGYAVRHHLEAFHEAGVEPRRAVAVGGGVRSALSAQLVSDITALPQHLTRIRVGASYGDAHLAAGLVTDVPPVAEWNPIVRVIEPRHDPAYDELYQLYRRLYESTRDIQHALAARHLASATDPGPGAPDVPDEG; encoded by the coding sequence ATGTGCAACAGCGTCGTGCTCGGGGTGGACGTCGGGACGTCCAGCGCCAAGGGCGTCGCGGTCGCCGTCGACGGGACGGTCCTGGGCGTCGCCACGCGTACGCATCGGGTCGACCGCAGCCGCCCCGGCTGGGTCTCCATGGACGGGGAGATCTGGTGGCAGGAGTTCGTCGGCCTGTGCACCGAGCTCAGCCGGCACGCCCCTGACGGGTTCGCCGCCGTCGGGGTGTCGGGGATGGGCCCGACGCTGATGCTGTGCGATGCGGACGGCCGCGGTGTCGCGCCGGCAGCCCTGTACGGCGTCGACACCCGCGGGGTGGAGCAGATCCACCAGCTCGAAGACCTGTTCGGCGCCGACGAGATCTACCGCACCGGTGACGCGTACCTGTCGACCCAGTCGGTGGGCCCCAAGCTCGCCTGGTTCCGGACGTACGCACCCGAGGCGTACGCCGCCGCCAGCACCTTCCACATGCCGGCGAGCCTGCTGGTGCACCAACTGACCGGCGCGTACGTCCTGGACCACCAGTCAGCCGGGCAATGCACGCCGCTCTACGACGCGGCCCACCAGCAGTGGATCCCGGAACGCTGCGAGCAGGTCGCGCCGGGGATCACCTTCCCGCGGCTGGCCTGGGCGGGCGACCGGGCCGGCGAGGTCACCGCGGCCGTCGCCGCGCAGGTGCCCGGTCTGCGGGCCGGCACCCCGGTCACCGTCGGCACCATCGACGCCTGGGCCGAGGCCCACTCGGTCGGCGCGACCGAGGTCGGCGACCTGATGCTGATGTACGGGACGACGATGTGCCTCGTCGCCACCCAGGACCACCGGGTGCGTCATCCGCGGATGTGGGGCAGCCCCGGGCTGGTCCCCGGCCGCTGGACGCTGTCCGGCGGGATGGGCACCTCCGGCGCGATCACCGCCTGGGTCCGCGAGCTGCTCGGCGATTCGAGCTACGACAGCCTGACCTGCGATGCGACCGCCTCGGGGCCGGGCGCCCGCGGTCTGCTGATGTTGCCCTACTTCGACGGCGAGCGGACCCCGATCCTCGACCCGTCGGCCCGCGGCACGATCTGCGGCCTGACCGTACGCCACACCCGCGGCGACCTGTTCCGCGCCACCCTGGAGTCGGTCGGCTACGCGGTCCGCCACCACCTGGAGGCCTTCCACGAGGCAGGCGTCGAGCCGCGCCGAGCGGTCGCCGTCGGCGGCGGGGTGCGCTCCGCGCTGTCCGCTCAGCTGGTCAGTGACATCACCGCTCTGCCGCAGCACCTCACCCGGATCCGTGTCGGCGCCTCGTACGGGGACGCCCACCTGGCCGCCGGCCTGGTCACCGACGTGCCCCCGGTGGCCGAGTGGAACCCGATCGTCCGGGTGATCGAGCCGCGGCACGACCCCGCCTACGACGAGCTCTACCAGCTCTACCGTCGGCTCTACGAGTCGACCCGCGACATCCAACACGCGCTCGCGGCCCGGCACCTCGCCAGCGCGACCGACCCGGGACCCGGCGCGCCCGACGTTCCCGACGAAGGGTGA
- a CDS encoding MFS transporter, whose protein sequence is MPRPSTDPAHDEPLSVTYPDQRAEAAGRARNGDLAVFGVNGFMFATWMSRVPDVKQALGLTPGQLGLLLLAVSAGALCGLPIAGRLAQRFGAVRTVRLGTLTALPGMLLAAVGVTLGAPIPVVMVGLYLLGLGNGVWDVAQNLEGSVIERSLRRAIMPWFHAAFSAGTVLAALVGALLVRLEVPLLVHVVAMAVVCLAGVWWGTVRFLAPAASTRTAGSTRTAASTPPTAAAITGPPGAAEADRPADAASRAGSPHADPAPPVRSAWTEPRTLLVGVMVLAAAFTEGTANDWLAVAFVDGHRVSKALGVVALAVFLTFMTAGRILGTRMLDHYGRQPVLRVLFGSAIVGCLLVVFGPPPLAYLGAAVWGIGASLGFPVGMSAAADDPARAAARLSVVSTIGYGAFLAGPPLLGFLGDHVGVLHALLVVGVVSALAVLVVPAARPLEVPPLRSGPASTGPDGR, encoded by the coding sequence ATGCCAAGGCCGAGCACCGATCCCGCTCACGACGAGCCCCTCTCCGTGACCTACCCCGACCAGCGGGCGGAGGCGGCCGGCCGGGCCCGCAACGGAGACCTGGCGGTGTTCGGCGTCAACGGGTTCATGTTCGCGACCTGGATGTCGCGGGTGCCCGACGTGAAACAGGCGCTGGGTCTCACCCCGGGCCAGCTCGGCCTGCTGCTGCTCGCTGTGTCGGCGGGGGCGCTGTGCGGGCTGCCGATCGCCGGCCGTCTCGCGCAGCGCTTCGGGGCGGTCCGGACCGTACGCCTCGGCACGCTGACCGCCCTGCCCGGGATGCTGTTGGCGGCCGTCGGGGTGACTCTCGGGGCACCGATCCCGGTGGTGATGGTCGGGCTCTACCTGCTCGGTCTCGGCAACGGGGTGTGGGACGTGGCGCAGAACCTCGAGGGCAGCGTCATCGAGCGCTCGCTGCGGCGGGCGATCATGCCGTGGTTCCACGCCGCGTTCAGCGCCGGGACGGTGCTGGCGGCGTTGGTCGGTGCGCTGCTGGTCCGGCTGGAGGTGCCGCTGCTGGTGCACGTCGTCGCAATGGCCGTGGTGTGTCTCGCCGGCGTCTGGTGGGGCACCGTACGGTTCCTGGCCCCGGCCGCCTCGACCCGGACGGCCGGCTCGACCCGGACGGCCGCCTCGACCCCGCCCACCGCCGCGGCCATCACCGGCCCCCCTGGCGCCGCAGAGGCCGACCGACCCGCCGACGCCGCCTCCCGGGCCGGCTCCCCCCACGCCGACCCCGCCCCACCCGTACGCTCGGCGTGGACCGAGCCGCGTACGTTGCTCGTCGGGGTGATGGTGCTCGCCGCCGCCTTCACCGAGGGCACCGCCAACGACTGGCTGGCGGTCGCGTTCGTCGACGGCCACCGGGTGAGCAAGGCCCTCGGAGTGGTGGCCCTAGCGGTCTTCCTGACCTTCATGACCGCCGGGCGGATCCTCGGCACCCGGATGCTTGACCACTACGGCCGCCAACCGGTGCTACGGGTCCTCTTCGGCTCGGCGATCGTCGGCTGCCTGCTGGTGGTCTTCGGCCCCCCGCCACTCGCCTACCTCGGCGCCGCGGTCTGGGGGATCGGCGCGAGCCTCGGGTTCCCGGTCGGGATGTCGGCCGCCGCGGACGACCCGGCCCGGGCGGCCGCGCGGCTCAGCGTCGTCAGCACGATCGGCTACGGCGCCTTCCTCGCCGGCCCGCCGCTGCTGGGCTTCCTCGGTGACCACGTCGGGGTGCTGCACGCCCTGCTCGTCGTCGGCGTCGTCTCCGCGCTGGCCGTCCTGGTCGTGCCCGCGGCCCGGCCACTGGAGGTCCCGCCACTCCGGTCCGGCCCGGCGAGCACCGGCCCCGACGGCCGCTGA
- a CDS encoding formate/nitrite transporter family protein → MEIDDRLYPGRVFIENTLEAADTKVHMSSRITVRYLQRAAMAGFLIGLFYVAYHATVATFAGVQVGGVSLAGFGKLLGSFVFGWALVFIFFTKSELLTSNMMVASIAHYHRRTTTRRAALLMLLCFLGNTLGGLVLAVLLKFSTLVSGAVATQMAHALEVKLGYLSSAAGLGDLFVRAILCNVVINVAMLLVYNGNVKDTITMTLTMVTAVFVFAFLGLEHSVANTVFFLIVGLTQGIDVAAAAGNVAIALIGVYYAYVNHPRPKKAAPE, encoded by the coding sequence GTGGAGATCGACGACCGCCTGTACCCCGGACGCGTGTTCATCGAGAACACCCTCGAGGCCGCCGACACCAAGGTGCACATGTCGAGCCGCATCACGGTGCGCTACCTGCAGCGCGCCGCGATGGCCGGCTTCCTCATCGGCCTGTTCTACGTCGCGTACCACGCGACCGTGGCGACCTTCGCCGGCGTCCAGGTGGGCGGCGTCAGCCTCGCCGGCTTCGGCAAGCTGCTCGGCTCGTTCGTCTTCGGCTGGGCGCTGGTGTTCATCTTCTTCACGAAGTCCGAGCTGCTCACCTCCAACATGATGGTGGCGAGCATCGCCCACTACCACCGCCGCACGACGACCCGCCGGGCGGCACTGCTGATGCTGCTCTGCTTCCTCGGCAACACCCTGGGCGGCCTGGTGCTCGCCGTCCTGCTGAAGTTCTCCACACTGGTCTCCGGTGCCGTCGCCACCCAGATGGCGCACGCCCTCGAGGTGAAGCTCGGCTATCTGAGCAGCGCCGCCGGACTCGGGGACCTGTTCGTCCGGGCGATCCTGTGCAACGTCGTCATCAACGTCGCGATGCTGCTCGTCTACAACGGCAACGTGAAGGACACCATCACGATGACGCTCACCATGGTCACCGCCGTGTTCGTCTTCGCCTTCCTCGGGCTGGAGCACTCGGTCGCCAACACCGTCTTCTTCCTCATCGTCGGCCTCACCCAGGGCATCGACGTGGCCGCAGCCGCCGGCAATGTGGCGATCGCACTGATCGGCGTCTACTACGCGTACGTCAACCACCCTCGGCCGAAGAAGGCCGCCCCCGAGTGA
- a CDS encoding zinc-dependent alcohol dehydrogenase family protein: MRAWQVRSPGPLDSSPLALVEKDIPTPGPGELLVRVLTCGVCRTDLHVTEGDLAVHRHHVTPGHEIVGQVVGAGPGAGRFTTGERVGIPWLRRTCGVCRACRTGRENLCVRSEYTGWDADGGYAEYTTVPEGFAYRLPERFDDATAAPLLCAGIIGYRALRRANVPPGGRLGLYGFGGSAHLAAQVALAQGVEVHVLTRGERARRFALELGCASAGDAREMPPVPLDSAIIFAPAGDIVPYALAGLAAGGTLACAGIHMSDIPALDYQDAIFHEKTLTSVESNTRNDGEEFLTLADRLGLHPTTHEYPLEEADRALGYLARGDIEGAGVLRVAEAA; encoded by the coding sequence ATGCGCGCATGGCAGGTGCGGTCGCCCGGCCCCCTGGACAGCAGCCCCCTCGCCCTCGTCGAGAAGGACATCCCGACGCCCGGCCCCGGTGAGCTGCTCGTCCGGGTCCTCACCTGCGGGGTGTGCCGCACCGACCTGCACGTCACCGAGGGCGATCTGGCGGTGCACCGCCACCACGTCACGCCGGGTCACGAGATCGTCGGCCAGGTCGTCGGTGCCGGCCCGGGTGCCGGCCGGTTCACCACCGGGGAGCGGGTCGGGATTCCCTGGCTGCGCCGCACCTGCGGGGTCTGCCGGGCCTGCCGCACCGGCCGGGAGAACCTCTGCGTACGGTCCGAATACACCGGCTGGGACGCCGACGGCGGCTACGCGGAGTACACCACGGTCCCGGAGGGGTTCGCCTACCGGCTGCCGGAGCGATTCGACGACGCCACCGCCGCTCCGCTGCTGTGTGCCGGGATCATCGGCTACCGGGCGCTGCGCCGGGCGAACGTCCCGCCGGGCGGCCGGCTCGGGCTGTACGGGTTCGGCGGGAGCGCGCATCTGGCGGCGCAGGTCGCACTGGCCCAGGGCGTCGAGGTGCACGTGCTGACCCGCGGGGAACGGGCCCGACGGTTCGCCCTGGAGCTGGGCTGCGCGTCGGCCGGGGACGCCCGCGAGATGCCGCCAGTGCCGCTGGACTCGGCGATCATCTTCGCCCCGGCCGGCGACATCGTGCCGTACGCCCTGGCAGGGCTGGCGGCCGGCGGGACGCTGGCCTGCGCCGGCATCCACATGTCCGACATCCCGGCACTGGACTACCAGGACGCGATCTTCCACGAGAAGACGCTGACCAGCGTGGAGTCCAACACCCGCAACGACGGCGAGGAGTTCCTCACCCTGGCCGATCGGCTCGGCCTGCACCCGACCACGCACGAGTACCCGCTGGAGGAGGCGGATCGGGCGCTGGGCTATCTCGCCCGCGGCGACATCGAGGGTGCCGGGGTGCTCCGGGTGGCCGAGGCGGCCTGA
- a CDS encoding DUF6767 domain-containing protein: MAQRPDPKCPVRPGDTCSLCYPGATGPQDCGLVWLVRQDPELSAELARLRSETAS, encoded by the coding sequence ATGGCACAGCGACCCGACCCGAAGTGTCCGGTCCGACCGGGGGACACCTGCAGCCTGTGCTACCCGGGTGCGACCGGGCCTCAGGACTGTGGGCTGGTGTGGCTGGTCCGTCAGGACCCTGAGCTGAGCGCCGAACTGGCCAGGCTCCGCTCCGAGACGGCGAGCTGA
- a CDS encoding DNA polymerase III subunit gamma and tau has translation MDEDDELEPWEADDDLDDVGPADVDAYDADGDVELDVAPQTGDGLFDGPATEGAAQPTPSPAGTAAPAQDRPAQDRPAPAEALALYRRYRPDTFAQVVGQEHVTQPLQRALANNRVNHAYLFSGPRGCGKTTSARILARALNCENGPSPEPCGHCQSCRDLATGGPGSIDVIEIDAASHGGVDDARDLRERAFFAPVASRYKIYIIDEAHMVTTQGFNALLKLVEEPPPHVKFIFATTEPDKVIGTIRSRTHHYPFRLVPPKVLTHYLAEICESEGIAVESGVLPLVVRAGGGSVRDSLSVLDQLLGGASDRGVTYEHATGLLGYTPESLLDEMIDAFAAGAGAGVFSVVDKVIEVGQDPRRFAEDLLGRLRDLVIVAAVPDALSSGLVDVSPEQGETYAAEATAMGLGELTRAADVIAEGLTQMRGTTAPRLHLELMCARVLLPGADVAERGINARLDRIERRLNLGGLDTGVPMADQPRVAGAPQTAPTGGSGPAAGRAPEGPSGSAPVPDAEPRRGRRPAPASMADTPGVTTSGPATGATGAPSEPAAGAPGVPSRPVRPERPPRPERPERPVRPERPARPIPAPSAPEAAARPEPAAGPGSRRPEPAGPESVRPETAFRPGSASAESGAQPQTARSDAAHPEPVRPTAAVDGPVAAQAAASTGSGPRRLTTEDARDRWPELLEAVGERRRFTKVVLDGNAGVLSLMNNVLTIALNSAGARATFERPREREVFVEAVTQLFGTVLQVETVIDPEVVRQQHARRGGQQQPVHRPSPAGAGRPPEPAQAQRPPESQRPPESPRSAPRSDHSETSAPEGQRTAQPEARRAPRGPRGGRPATPPSSDPDPTHDAGPRSAESHQPGPDPVGPHRPGTAHRAGSPQTDVHRDVPPPLEPPDDPWDEPPPEDDPYGDPYGPPPRGTGPAGPSSAPSPVRPAGRPERAAAPTQDPTSRPAPTSRPAPATRPAPGGAPSASGPRPAPEARHSRYSQVTAAPTPPRELTPEEEAAAYANDDVTVGEGYESAAELLTNVLGAELLLEEQQETGLGG, from the coding sequence GTGGACGAAGACGACGAGCTCGAGCCCTGGGAGGCTGACGACGATCTCGACGACGTCGGACCGGCGGACGTCGATGCGTACGACGCCGACGGCGACGTCGAGCTGGACGTCGCCCCCCAGACGGGGGACGGGCTCTTCGATGGTCCCGCCACCGAGGGGGCCGCGCAGCCCACGCCGTCACCTGCCGGCACCGCAGCCCCCGCCCAGGACCGGCCCGCCCAGGACCGTCCCGCGCCGGCCGAGGCGCTGGCGCTCTACCGGCGTTATCGGCCGGACACGTTCGCCCAGGTGGTCGGCCAGGAGCACGTCACCCAGCCCCTCCAGCGCGCGCTGGCGAACAATCGGGTGAACCACGCCTATCTCTTCTCCGGTCCGCGCGGTTGCGGCAAGACCACCTCGGCGCGCATCCTCGCCCGGGCCCTGAATTGTGAGAACGGTCCGTCTCCGGAGCCCTGCGGTCACTGCCAGTCCTGCCGGGATCTTGCCACCGGTGGGCCCGGCTCGATCGACGTCATCGAGATCGACGCGGCCTCGCACGGCGGCGTGGACGACGCGCGTGACCTGCGGGAGCGGGCGTTCTTCGCCCCGGTCGCCAGCCGCTACAAGATCTACATCATCGACGAGGCGCACATGGTGACGACGCAGGGCTTCAACGCCCTGCTGAAGCTCGTCGAGGAGCCACCACCGCACGTCAAGTTCATCTTCGCCACGACCGAGCCGGACAAGGTGATCGGCACCATCCGGTCGCGTACGCACCACTACCCGTTCCGATTGGTCCCACCCAAGGTGCTCACCCACTACCTCGCCGAGATCTGCGAGAGCGAAGGCATCGCGGTCGAGTCCGGCGTCCTGCCGCTCGTCGTCCGGGCCGGCGGCGGATCGGTCCGCGACTCGCTGTCCGTGCTCGACCAACTGCTGGGCGGGGCGTCCGACAGAGGAGTGACGTACGAGCACGCCACCGGTCTGCTCGGCTACACCCCGGAGAGCCTGCTCGACGAGATGATCGACGCGTTCGCCGCGGGGGCGGGCGCCGGTGTGTTCTCCGTCGTCGACAAGGTGATCGAGGTCGGCCAGGATCCACGGCGGTTCGCCGAGGATCTGCTCGGCCGGCTCCGCGACCTCGTCATCGTCGCCGCCGTTCCCGACGCCCTGAGCAGCGGACTGGTCGACGTCTCACCCGAGCAGGGCGAGACCTACGCCGCCGAGGCCACGGCGATGGGCCTGGGGGAGTTGACCCGGGCAGCGGACGTGATCGCCGAGGGCCTGACCCAGATGCGGGGGACCACCGCACCGCGGCTGCACCTGGAACTGATGTGTGCCCGGGTGCTGCTGCCCGGCGCCGACGTCGCCGAGCGGGGCATCAACGCCCGGTTGGACCGGATCGAGCGGCGACTCAATCTCGGTGGGCTGGACACCGGGGTGCCGATGGCCGATCAGCCGCGGGTGGCCGGTGCGCCGCAGACGGCCCCGACCGGCGGGTCCGGTCCGGCAGCGGGACGTGCCCCTGAGGGCCCGTCCGGGTCCGCGCCGGTGCCAGACGCCGAGCCGCGCCGCGGCCGCCGACCCGCACCGGCCTCCATGGCGGACACCCCTGGGGTCACCACCTCCGGGCCGGCCACCGGTGCGACCGGTGCGCCGTCGGAGCCGGCCGCCGGGGCACCGGGCGTCCCGTCCCGTCCCGTACGCCCCGAACGTCCTCCGCGCCCGGAACGTCCTGAACGCCCCGTGCGACCGGAGCGTCCTGCCCGACCGATTCCGGCACCGTCGGCACCGGAGGCCGCCGCCCGCCCGGAGCCTGCCGCAGGGCCGGGGTCACGACGCCCGGAGCCGGCAGGTCCCGAGTCCGTACGACCCGAGACCGCCTTCCGGCCTGGGTCGGCGTCCGCGGAGTCCGGTGCACAGCCGCAGACCGCGCGCTCCGACGCTGCTCATCCTGAGCCCGTACGTCCGACGGCCGCGGTCGATGGTCCGGTGGCGGCCCAGGCGGCGGCCTCGACCGGGTCGGGCCCCCGCCGACTGACCACGGAGGATGCCCGGGACCGATGGCCCGAGTTGCTCGAGGCGGTCGGAGAGCGTCGCCGGTTCACCAAGGTGGTGCTCGACGGCAATGCCGGTGTGCTCTCCCTGATGAACAACGTGCTGACGATCGCGCTGAACTCCGCCGGGGCCCGGGCGACCTTCGAACGACCGCGCGAGCGCGAGGTGTTCGTGGAGGCCGTGACCCAGCTGTTCGGGACGGTCCTCCAGGTGGAGACGGTCATCGACCCCGAGGTGGTCCGCCAGCAGCACGCCCGCCGCGGTGGCCAGCAACAGCCGGTGCACCGTCCGTCACCCGCAGGCGCCGGACGTCCGCCCGAGCCCGCCCAGGCCCAGCGCCCGCCCGAGTCCCAGCGCCCGCCCGAGTCCCCGCGGTCGGCCCCGCGGTCGGATCACTCCGAGACCTCCGCTCCCGAGGGACAGCGGACCGCCCAGCCGGAGGCCCGGCGGGCGCCGCGCGGACCGCGGGGCGGTCGACCGGCCACCCCGCCGTCGTCCGACCCGGACCCGACCCACGACGCCGGTCCCCGCTCGGCCGAGTCCCATCAGCCCGGTCCCGATCCGGTCGGTCCCCACCGGCCCGGCACCGCCCATCGGGCCGGATCCCCGCAGACCGACGTCCACCGTGACGTCCCGCCGCCGCTGGAGCCGCCGGACGACCCGTGGGACGAGCCGCCGCCCGAGGACGACCCGTACGGCGATCCGTACGGCCCGCCGCCCAGGGGGACGGGACCTGCCGGCCCCTCGTCCGCGCCGTCGCCGGTGCGACCGGCCGGACGGCCCGAACGCGCCGCGGCGCCGACCCAGGATCCGACGTCACGTCCTGCCCCGACGTCGCGTCCCGCCCCGGCAACGCGTCCGGCTCCGGGCGGCGCACCGTCGGCCTCGGGACCACGGCCGGCGCCTGAAGCGCGACACAGCCGCTACTCCCAGGTGACGGCCGCGCCGACGCCCCCGCGGGAACTGACGCCCGAGGAGGAGGCCGCGGCCTACGCGAACGACGACGTGACGGTCGGCGAAGGCTACGAGAGCGCCGCAGAACTGCTCACCAACGTGCTGGGCGCCGAGCTTCTGCTGGAGGAACAGCAGGAGACCGGCCTGGGCGGCTGA